CGGCCTTCCCACGCCTCGTCGATCGCCTTGCGGTACGCGCTCGTCGTGAGCGCCGTGTACTCGGCGTCCTTGTAGCGCCCCTCGATTTTGAGGCAGTGCACGCCGATCCGCACGAGGTCGGGCACTTGCTGCAACGCGTACAAGTCGCCGGGCGACAGTAGGTAGCGGGCGTCGCCGAGATCGCGCCGCTCGTCGTCCACGACGAGGTCGTACGGCAAGCGGCACGCTTGGGCGCATTGACCGCGGTTGGCGCTGCGTCCGCCCCACGCCTCGCTGGAAAAGCACTGGCCCGAGTAGCTGACACACAACGCGCCGTGCACGAAGGTCTCGAGTTCGATGTCGGTCGCCTTCGCGATGCGCTCGATGTCGAGCAAGCTGAGTTCTCGACCCAAGACGACGCGGCTCGCTCCGAAGCGCCGAGCGAGCTCGGCGCCTTCTGCGGACGTGATGCTCATCTGCGTCGAGCCGTGAATCGGAAGGTCGGGAACGAGGTCGTGGGCGATCTTCGCCACGCCGAGGTCCTGCACGATGATCGAGTCCGCGCCGGATTGCGCGATGTGCACGAGTTGCTTTTCGGCGTTCTTGAGTTCGCGGTCGAACACGAGGACGTTGAAGGTCACGAAGCCCAGCACGCCGCGGGTGTGCAGATAACGCATGACGTCGGGCAGTTCTTCGCTGGAAAAACCGACCTTCGCCCGCGCGTGAAAGGCGTCGAGGCCGAAGTACACGGCGTCCGCGCCCGCCTCCACGGCCGCCTTGAGTTGCGGCCATCCTCCGGCGGGGCTCATCAGTTCGGGCTTCACGGGCGTACGAGGCATAACGAGACAGTCTAAAGGATGCCTTCACGGCCGAACAGGAAGCGCGTCACTGCTCGCGACGGTCATCCGCCGGATCGTTCGGACCTCTCGAAGCGCTCGGACAGGATGAAGAACGTCGGAGCCCACAGCCCGATGAAAATACCGAATCGTTCGGCGTGCGCCGCGTCCTTGTCACGGCCGCCCGAGGCGCCCCAAACGATGATCGATCCGAGGATCGAAGCGAAACCGGCCCACAAGCAGACGCGCGACAACTTGACTTCGTTTGCGTTCATACGTCCTCCGCTCGCCATGGTCATGCAAAGGCGGCGCGAAGAGTGCACGATGTGCGACGCTCAAGACCTTAGCGCGAGCTTGAGGCCCTTCACACCGCCGGGCAGATGCGTCGCTTCCACCCCGTCGGCGAGAAGGTACATCGCGGCGACGCGAGACCTCACGCCGATCTCGCACACGACGACGACGCGGCCCGTGATTCCGTGTCCGCCCTTCTCGATCTTTTCGAGGCTGCTCACGAGAATCTCGTTCGGAATGAGCGTCTCCAGCGGGTCCTTCCAGCGAAGTTCCTGCGGGCGGATGTCGACGACGACGACGTCGGGAGAAATCACGGAGTCAGTGTACGCCGAACGCGCGTCTCGCGCGAAAGGCACATTCCTAGCGTTTCGCTCGGGTATGCTTTATTCCATGGAAGAAGTGACTCCTCAAGAAGGTCTTCGTCTCGTTCAGCAAGGCGCGTTGTTGCTGGACGTGCGCGAATCGAACGAGTTCGAGGAAGTGCACGCCGAAGGCGCGCAGCTCATGCCGCTCTCGTCGTTTCAGCAGACGTACGACGAGCTCGACAAGGACCGCGACATCGTCGTGATCTGCCGCTCGGGCGCCCGAAGCGCACAAGCCGCGCAGTTTTTGCTGCAGCAAGGCTACAACGCGGTGAATTTGCAAGGTGGCACGATGGCGTGGGAGCAAGCAGGGCTGCCCGTCGAAAGGAAGGACGCGTGACGCAGGACATGACCCAGGAAACGAACGACGCGAGCACCTCGCTCCCGACCGAAGCTCAGGTGCGCGAGGCGATGAAGATCGTCAAGGACCCCGAGATTCCCGTGAACGTCGTCGATCTCGGCCTCGTGTACGACGTGGAGATCAACGAGGGGGGCGCGGTGGACATCACCATGACCCTCACGTCCGTCGGTTGCCCCGTGCAGGACATGATTCGCGCGGACGCGGAACTCGCCGTGATGCGCGTCGACGGCGTCACGCAAGTCAACGTGGACTTCGTGTGGTCGCCGCCGTGGAGCCCGGACAAGATGAGCGAGGACGGCAAGCGCCAGATGCGGATGTTCGGCTTCAACGTCTGAGCAGGCTCCACCCGCTTCCTTCGACCCCCTCGCCCATGATGGGCGAGGGGGTTTTGCTTGGGCCGTTCAGTTCGCCGGGGGTAGGAGCACCGTGTCGATGACGTGGACGACGCCGTTGCTGGCGGCGATGTCGGTTTGCGTGACGTTGGCGTTGTTGATGCGAACTCGGCTGCCGTTCACGGCAATCGTGACGTTCGAGCCTTGCGAGGTGCGCGCGGAGCGCAGACGCACGACTTGCGCGGCGGTCACGTGGCCGGGCACGACGTGATACAGCAGGACGCGCCGGAGCGCGGCGGGATCGTTGAGAAGCGCCTGCAGCTGCGCGGCGGGCACCTTGGCGAACGCCGCGTTCGTGGGCGCGAAGACCGTGAAGGAGCCCGAGCCGCTCAAAGTCTCGGCCAAGCCGGCGGCTTGCACGGCTTGCAGCAGCGTGGAGAAGTTGGGGTCGGACGCGACGATGCCGGCGATCGTGGTGTTCGCGCCACCTCCGGCGAGGGCGGCAGGGCCTGTGAGCAGAGCGAGGGTCAGCGAAGCAGCAATCAACTTTTTCATGGCATATCCTTTCGGGCCGCACTGACACGATGTTTTGCGGCCTCCGACGTTATTGTCGAAGGCCGCCGAGCGCCGAAACGTACCATTTCGCCGAGTTCACGACCGAATTGTCGCGGAGCGTTTCATCTTGGTGGATCGCCCGCCACAAATGGAAACGGGACGCACCGCGAACTCGATCGTCGGGACCGAACGGGCTCACGGTCGGCCCGAGGGCGGCGCTCCTCACGAGGGGCAGCAGGGCGTGGCCGAAAATGCCGACACCCACCGACGGACACAAGTCCACGCCGATGAGCGGCCCGAGCTGACGCCCGAGGGCGAGCGCCGACAAGTTGAGGCCCGTGTTGCTCGTGGCGAGTGCGGACCTTTTCTTGGCCGTCGGGGTTCGGACGGTTTCGTCCGCGCCTCCGTACAATGCGGGCGTGCCTCCAAATCGATCCTCCGTGTTCGTGACGAGCGGGTCGTACCCGCCGCGTGACGGCCACTCGGTGACGCTGCTCGTCGATGGCGAGCCCGCCTTTCGCCGTATTTGCGAAGCGATCGAAGCCGCGCGTTTCGACGTGTGGGTGACGATCACGTTCCTTTGGTCGTCCTTTCGCATGCCCGACGGCCGAGAAGCGCTCGACGTGCTCGAATGCGCCGCGAAGCGCGGCGTGAACGTGCGCGTCCTCTTTTGGCGCCCCGACGACGAGACGGCGTCGCTTCGTCGAAACGCGTGGTGGGGTTCACCCGAACACTTCGACGAGCTTCGGCGGCGCGGCTCGCCGCTGCACGTTCGTTGGGACCGCGCGCAAGGCGGCTTCTGTCAGCATCAGAAGTCTTGGCTGGTCGATCCCGGCGAGGACGACGGCGTGGCGTTCGTGGGCGGCATCAACCTCAACCCTCATTCGGTCGTGTCGCCCGGCCATCACGGCGAAGGGCAAAATCACGACGTGTACGTGGAAGTGCGAGGACCGTGCGTCGGAGACGTGGCGCACAACTTCGTGCAGCGCTGGAACGAGGCGAGCGAGCGGCGCGCGGCCGACGGGCATTGGAACGGCGAGGACGAGTTGCCGTTCCCGGCCCGCCTTCCGAAGCCGCGCGGCACGGCGACGGTGCAAGTGCAGCGAACGATTCACGCGGGCCGTGTGGCACACGGTCGCCCGCCCGTGGACGGCGCGGAATTCGACATCGCGCTCGGAGAGCGCTCTGTTCTCGACGGAGTGCTGCGCGCGCTGGGATTCGCGCGCCGTTCGATCTATGTCGAGCAGCAGTACGTGGAGGTCCTCGAGGTCGTCGAGGCGTTGCACGCCGCGTGCGCGCGCGGCGTGGAGGTGGTGTTGGTGATGCCGAGCGAACCGGCGGTGGGGCCCGACGCCTACCGATCGCCCGAGCGCCGCGCGTTCCTCGAGCGGCGCTCGGCGTTGGGCTCGTACGCGAACTTCACGCTTTGCGGCTTGGCCGGATCGAGCGAGGACGGACGACGGGCGCCCGTCTACGTCCACGCGAAACTCTTGCTCGTGGACGACGTGTGCGCCGTGGTCGGCTCGGCGAATTGGCATCGCTTTTCGTTGTTCGGCAACGCCGAGTTGAACGTGGCGATCCACGACGTGCCGTCGGCGCGGGCGTTTCGCGTCGCGCTGTTCGAGGAGCATCTCGGCGAGGACACCGCGCACCTGGACGACTTGGAGGCGCTGGGTCGCTTCAAGGCGGTCGCTCGCGCCAACCGCGAGAGGTTGGCGCGAGGTGACCCCGCGTGGCAGGGCCTCGTGTTCGCGGCGGACGTGGCGCGGTACGGCGTGACGTAGGCGGGCGAGCGTCGAAGTCAGTCGTCGGTGCCGAAGGCGTTCACCGTCGGCTTGAAGGCGGCGCCGCTCACGAGCAGCAGCAGCAACAGCAGGACGCCGCTGAAAATGTAGGGTCCGCTGACGCTGACTTGTTGGTAGAGCCCCGCGCCGATGAGCGGACCGAACATTCTCCCGAGGGCGAGCGCCGAGGCGTTGAGACCCGCGATGCGGCCCTGTTCACGTTCGCTCGCGCCCAGACTCAAGGCTGCCGAGAGGCTCGGCGCGAGCAGGGCCGAGCCGACTCCGACGACGCCGAGCGCGAAGGTGATACTCCAAAAGTCCTGCCCGAGCGCGATGAGCAGCATGCCGCCTCCCATCACCACGAGGCCCGCATAGATGAGTGCGCGCGGCGCGAATTTCGTCGAGAGGGAGCGTAGGGCGCCTCCTTGCACGAGCGCGGCGAGCAAGCCGAACACCGTCAGCATGAAGCCGATCGTGCGAGTGGCGTCACGTCCCGACACGGCCAGGCGGTCTTGCACGAAAAAGCCGATGGTCTGCTCCATGCCGACCGACGCGAGGGTGTACAGCATGGACACCACGAGCAGCAAGGCCACGCCGGGCCGGGCGAGCAGATCGAGCGAGAAGCGCGGCGTGAGGCGCTCCACGACCTCGTTCGGGCGGCGGCCTTCTTGCAACGCCGTCCGAGCGAACAGCGCCGTCAGGAGGCCGAGGCCCACCGAGAAGTACACGGGCGCGAGCAGCCCGAAGCTCGACAGGGCGGCGCTGATGCTCGGTCCGAAGACCATGCCCAGACCGAGCGCGGCCCCGACGAGGCCCATGGCAGGCCCGCGGTTGTTCGCGTCGCCAAGGTCGGCGAGGTAGGCTTGCGCGGTCGGCAGGGTCGCGCTCGACAAGGCGCCTCCGATCGTGCGAGCGACGAGCAGGCCGAGAAACAACGGCCATCCCGACAGCGTGCCGTGCAATCCGAGCGTGGCGACGAGGCCGAACAGCGCGAACGACCCCGAGAAACCGACGAGCCCGAGCGTCAGGATCGGCTTGCGGCCCACGCGCTCCGAGCGTGCTTGCCACAGCGGCGCCGTGAGAAATTGCATGAGGCTGTACGCGGTGCCGAGCAGACCCACTTCGGTTTCGCTCAAGCCGAGTCGTCTCGCGAGCGGGGCGAGGATCGGGAAGAGGACCGACAAGCCCAGCGTCGCCACGAACAGGGTCAGAAACAGGATGACGCGAGGGCGGCGCACCACGGCATGCTAACAACGGGCCGAGGAGGCGTCAGGTCGCTTTGTCCCGCCCAGCGAGGACGCTGAGGAAGCTGACGCACGTGTTCGACTTCGACCTGATTGTGATTTTCGAAGTCTTGTCAAGTCCCTGAAGGACCCATATACTTTGGTTGAGCATGAAGCAATACGGCTGTGCTGCTCGGTGACCCGAAGACGTGGAAACCCTGTCTTCCGTCACGCCAAGGAGTGAAGCTATGAAGAAAGCACTGGGTCTTTCCCTGCTGTCCGTTGCCATGATGAGCCTCGGAAGCGCTTCCGCCGCCAAGATCACCGTTTGGACGCACTTCGAAGGGCCCGAACTTGCCTGGCTCAAGGATCAAGCGACCGCGTTCGAGCGTGCGACGAAGAACGACGTCGATATCGTCAGCGTGCCCTTCGGCACCATCCAAGACAAGTTCATCCAAAGCGCGCCGCGTGGTCAAGGCGCGGACCTCCTCGTCAGCCAACCGCACGACCGTCTCGGCGCCTTCGCGGCCGCCGGCGTCATCGAGCCGTTGGACAAGTACATCACGAGCCGTACGGACCTGTCCAAAATCGCGCTTAGCACGATGACGTACAAGGGTCGCCTCTTCGGCCTCCCGATGTTCGCCGAAGCGGTCGGCGTCGTGTACAACAAGAAGCTCGTCAAGAGCGTTCCGACGAACTGGAACGACTTCATCAAGGTCGCTCAAGCGAATACCGGCAACGGCCGCTTCGGCTTCTTGTACGACATCGCCAACGCGTACTACAACTACGGCATCATCAACGCCTACGGCGGATACGTCTTCAAGAACAACAACGGTACCCTCGACGTCAAGAACCTCGGGATCGCCAACGACGGCGCCGAGAAGGCGGCGAGCCTCCTGAACGACTTGCGCTACAAGTACAACCTCGTGCCCGAAGGGCTCGACGACCAAGCGGCGCGCTCGGCGTTCCTCGATGGTCGCCTCGCGATGTACCTCACGGGCCCTTGGAACATGGGTGACATCAAGAAGGCCGGCATCGACTACGGCATCGCCCCCTTGCCCACGCCTCCGGGCGCCACGAGCAAGTGGAGCCCCTTCGTCGGCGTGCAGGGCATCATGCTCAGCGCCTACAGCAAGAACAAGACGGTCGCCGCGCAGTTCGCGCGTCAACTCGTCACCTCGGACGCCCAAGTGAGCTTCAACAAGGCGGGCGGACGCCTGCCCGTGAGCCTCTCGGCGACCACGCGCCTCAAGAGCGACCCTGTCGTCGCGGGCTTCGGCAAGAACATCAATCTCGGCACGCCGATGCCCAACGTCGCGGAAATGGGCGCTGTGTGGGGCCCGTGGAGCAACGCGAACGCTCAAAGCGTCGCCAAGCCCAACGCGAACTTCAAGCAAATCCTGGATGCCGCGCAGAAAGAAATCAGCGCGAACATCAAGTAAGGTCGAGTCGTGTGTCAAGGGAAGGTCGTTTCGGCCTTCCCTTTTTTTGTGTCGATAGATAGTTTTTCGTTTCCTGTATCGTCTTGCGGGGCGATATAAGAAGGCGCAGAATAAGTTGATTTACTCAGAAGGAGGGACTATTTTCAATGACGACGTCACTTCGAGGTGACACGCCTCCTCAAGGAACACGCGGTCTGTTCATCGCGCTCGGCATTCTGCTCGTGCTGCTGGTGGGGTCCGCGTTCGTCGCTTGGGGACTGTCGAGACTCACGAGCCTCGTATGGCCGACAGCACCCGCGTGGTTGCTGTTGGTGTACCTCGCGCTCGTGCTGCTTCCCGCGATGTTGTTCGTTAGCCGAGCGTTTCGCTGGATTGTCAATTGGTACTACCTGTTGCCCGCCATCGTCGTGCTTCTCGCCTTCACGGTCTTCCCGATCGTCCTGACCGTGAACTTCGCGTTCACGAATTACAGCGGGCAGAACTCGGGATTCCCCGACACGGCGTACAAAACGTCGATAACCCTTTCGAGCGACCGCACGACGCTCACGCTCAAGGAGCTTCCCGAAGACTTCGCCACGGCGCAGCAGCTGTTCAACTGCGAAGGTGCGTCGTGCGCACGCAAGCCGATCGCGCTGTACGACGAGGCGGGCGCCGCGCCGGTGACGCTCTCGATCGCCAGCATCGAGGGCAATACCATTCGCTTGAGCGAGCCCGTTCCTGCGACCTTCACACCCGTCGAAACGACGCGCGTGAACACCATCAACTACGTCGGTCTGCGCAACTTCCAAGACATCTTCAAGCGCGCGGGGTCCGAACTTTGGCCGGTGTTCATCTGGACCGTCGCCTTCGCGTTCCTGACGATCATCATCAACGCCTTGTTCGGCTTGCTGCTCGGCATCTTGCTGTACAACAAGCGCCTCAAGGGTCGCAACTTCTACCGCACGCTGCTGTTCTTGCCGTGGGCCATTCCCGCCATCATCTCCATTCAAATGTGGCGCGCGCTGTTGGACCAACAGTTCGGCATCGTCAACAAGGGCCTGGGCCTCTTGGGCGCCTTGCCGGTGCCCTGGCTCACCGACCCCGATTGGGCGAAGGTAAGCATCCTGCTCGTGAACTTGTGGTTGGGCTTTCCGTACATGATGACCGCCACGATCTCGGCGCTCTCCACCATCCCCGACGATCTTTACGAAGCCGCCCAAATCGACGGTGCGAGCCGCTTCCAGCAAATCCAGAACATCACGCTGCCGCTGCTGCGTAACTCGTTCACGCCGATTTTGCTGTCGGGCTTCGCGTTCAACTTCAACAACTTCGGCATCATCTACCTCCTGACGCGCGGCGGCCCCGCGCAAGAAGGTCGCACTTCCACCGCGCAGGCGACCGACATCTTGCTGTCGTGGGGCTTCAACACCGCCTTCACGTCGGCGGGCGGCAGCAACTTCGCCGCCGCGTCCGCCATCGCCGTGATCATCTTCATCCTCACCGTCGCCATCAGCCTCGTGAACTTCCGCGCCGCCGGCGTCTTCCAGGAGGCCCGCCGATGACTGTCTCAGGGTCGAATCCGCCGAGCGGTTCCACGCACGACACGTCCGTCGTATACGTTCACAAAGAGCCCAGCTTGCTGCGCCGCGCCGTGCCGTGGCTCGTCGCCCTCGCGATTCTCGTCGGTTTGTACTTCCTCGTCCAAGCGCTCGCCAGGCCCTTCGTGTCCGGCACCATTCGGCCGTCGTTCTCGATTCTGCGCATTCCGAACGGCTGGCAAGCCGCCTTGCTGTGGCTGCTCGGCGCCGTCGGCTTGCTGGCGCTCACGAGCTTCATCGGCAAGGTGTGGGGCGAGCGCACGTCGAAGCGCACCATCAGCTACTGGCAAGTGCTCGGCGACCAACTCACGCACCTGTTCTTGTGGCTCGTGATCTTCGTCGCCGTGTACCCGCTGTTCTTCGTGCTCATCGCGTCGTTCGATCCGCGCAACAGCCTCTACCAATTCTTCTTGCCCACGACCGGCAACGTGTTCGTGCGCTCGGGGTTGTGGCCGAACTTCGCGAACTCCAGCTTGGACAACTACACGCGCTTGTTCGACGGCGTGAACATTCCGGCGTGGCAGTGGATCTTGCTCGGTGTGATCGCCGGAGCCGCCCTCGCGCTGCTGGTGATCACCTTCCTCCGGCGCCGCGCGAGCGACGAGCGTGCGTACGAGCGCCCGAGCCGCACACTGACGTACGTCGCGCTGGGAGCGCTCGCCCTCATCGTGCTGTTCATGTCGCCCACGCAGTTCCAAGGGCAAGGCAACGAAAGCAAGTTCTTGTTGTCGGTGCGCAACACCTTCCTCGTGTCCGGCCTCACGGGCTTCATCGCGATTCTGTTGTCCACCACCGCCGGTTACGCCATGGCGCGACTTCGTTTTCCGGGTCGCTTCCAAACGCTGCTGTTCTTCATCTTCATTCAAATGTTCCCGGTGTTTCTCGGGCTCGTCGCGATTCAGTACCTGCTGTTCGCGCTGGGACTGTCGAACAGCTTCACGGGCCTGATCCTCGCGTACTCGGGTGGCGCGATCGCCTTCAACACCTGGATCTACAAAGGCTACGTGGAGAGCTTGCCGGAGTCGCTCGAAGAAGCGGCGCTGGTAGACGGCGCGACGCGTTGGCAAGCCTTCCAAAAGGTCGTGCTGCCTCTGTCGGGCTCGATGCTGGTGTTCATCTTCCTGAACCAGTTCATCGGAACGTACGCGGAGTACATCATCTCGTCGCAAGTCATGACGGGCATCGAAAACTGGACGGTCGGAATCTTGCTGTTCTCGTACACCTCCGACCAGTTCAGCACGAAGTGGGGCGTGTTCGCCGCGTCCGCAGTGATGGGCGCCTTGCCGATCGTCGCGCTGTTCTACGGCTTCCAACGCTACTTCGTGTCGGGCGCCGTCGCGGGTGGCGTGAAGGAGTGATTTGAACTAGACTTCGGGTACAACTCGAAGGCAACGCTTGTCCTGTTCGGGCACGACCTCTTTCAAAGAGGCGTGCCCTTTTTTCTGGAGGTTTCATGACGAGTCCTGTTCTTCAAAACATCGTGTTTTCCGACTTGCCCGCCTGGCACGATCACACGCCCGCCTTCACGGCGCGCCTCGGAGCCGAACGTGGCGAGACCGTCACCTTGCGCCTCAAGACGACCCTCGAGCCGAGAGCGGTGTACCTCAAGGTCGTCGTGCACGGCGAAATCGAGGAGTTCCCGGCGCGCGAAGTCGAAGCGCTCGACGGTGAGGGCCGCTGGTTCGAAATCGACTTGCGCCTCTCCGCCCGCAAGGTGCACTACGCGTGGCAGCTCGTGCTGGAAGAAGACAACGTGCACCTCACGATGGCGGGCTTGCACCGCGTTCGGCGCGCGTACCGCGACTGGTTCCACTACCTGGCGGGCTATGAGGCGCCCACGTGGGCTTGGAAGAGCGTCTTCTATCAAATCTTTCCGGACCGCTTCCGCAACAGCAACCCCGACAACGACGTGAAGACGGGCGAGTACGAATACGCGGGCAAGCCGGTCGTGCACGTCGACTGGGACGTGCCGCCCGCGCGCGACCTCGATATTCACGCACATTACGGCGGCGACCTCGAAGGCGTCGCGCAGGCCATGCCGTACATCGCCGACCTCGGCGCCAACGCCTTGTGGCTCACCCCGATCTTCGTTTCGCCGTCCGCGCACCGATACGACATCGCCGATTACCGACACGTCGATCCGCACCTCGGCGGAGAAGCGGCCTTCGAGCAGATGATGGCGGCGGCGAACGCGCACGGCGTCAAAGTCGTGCTCGACGGGGTGTTCAATCATTCGGGGAGCGAGTGGCACCTGTTCAAGAAGGCGTTGTCCGATCCGCACGCGCCCGAACGCGAGATGTTCACCTTCCGCGACGTCGAGGGCGGCAAGCCGCCGTACGCGGCCTTCTTCGACGTGCCCACGCTTCCCAAGATCGACTACTCGTCGCCGATGGCGGTCAACGAGTTCTTCGAGGGAGACTCGAGCGTCGTGAAGTTCTGGCTGGAGCGCGGCGTCGCGGGGTGGCGCCTCGACGTCGCTCAGCAAATCGGCGTGGGCGGCACGGACGAAGGCAACCTCGAACTGCACGCCCGCCTCAAGAGCGCGGCGCGCAGCGTGAAAAGCGACGCCTACGTGTTCGGCGAGCGCTTCTTCGATTCCGAAGCGGTCCTCACGGGTGAAGGCGAGGACGGCGTCATGAATTACCACGGCTTCGGCCTTCCGGTCATGGAGTGGTTCTCGGGCGAGACGTACAAGGGCTTCCCGAGCCGCCTGCCGACCGCCGAGCTCGTGGACTTGCTGTGGGACGCCTACCACGTCCTCGCGCCACAAATCGCCCTCAATCAGTTCAACCTCGTGGACTCGCACGACATCTCACGCGCCCTCAAGCGTCTCGGCGACGACAAGGAAAAGCTGCGGTCGGTCTTGACGCTACTGCTGGGGTATCCGGGCGTGCCGTGCGTCTACTACGGCACCGAAGTCGGTCTGACGCAGGTCGAGAAGGGCACGATGCCGTTCAATCGCGGCACGATGCCGTGGGACGAGTCGAAGTGGGACCTCGACTTGCGGCGCGACGTGCAAGCCCTCATTCGCGTTCGCAAAGAGACCCGCGCCCTGCAAGAAGGTGCGATGCGAATGCTGCACGCGGGAGAGGACGCCGTCGGGTTTTTGCGAACCTACACGCGGGAGGACGGGACTCCCGAAAAAGCCGCCGTGTTCGCCAGCCGCCGAGGCGAGGCGCACGAGGTCAGCGTGAACTTGCCCAGCGGCGAGTGGCGAAACGCCGTCACGGGCGCCGTCGTCTCGAACGGCGGCGCGACGACGCTCGACGTGGGACGCGGTCTGATTCTCGTGGGTTAAACTTCATCATGCGCGTCGGCGTGATCTCGGACACGCACGGACTGCTTCGAGACGAGGTCCTCGCTCGTTTGGCGGGCGTGGACCTCGTCTTGCATGCTGGAGACGTCGGCACTCCGAGCGTCTTGAAGCGCTTGGCGGAATTGGCACCGACGCTCGCGGTGCGTGGCAACGTCGACAAGGGCGAGCTTTCCACCCTGCCCGAGACGCTGTTGTATGACGTGGGAGGCGCCTGGGTCTACATGCTGCACGACCTCGCCGCCCTCGACCTCTCCCCTGCCGCCGCTGGAATTCGCGTCGTGATCAGCGGGCACAGCCACGTTCCGAAATTGGAGAAGCGCGGCGAAACGCTGTACCTCAATCCCGGCTCGTGCGGACGGCGGCGTTTCAAGCTGCCCGTGGGACTGGCCTTCCTCCACGTCGAGGACGGCGAGGTACGCGCGGAGCTCGTGACTCTGGACGCCGTCCTCCCCGAATGACGGATCACGAAACATTCAGGCGCGAAGCCG
This genomic window from Deinococcus yavapaiensis KR-236 contains:
- a CDS encoding alpha-amylase family glycosyl hydrolase produces the protein MTSPVLQNIVFSDLPAWHDHTPAFTARLGAERGETVTLRLKTTLEPRAVYLKVVVHGEIEEFPAREVEALDGEGRWFEIDLRLSARKVHYAWQLVLEEDNVHLTMAGLHRVRRAYRDWFHYLAGYEAPTWAWKSVFYQIFPDRFRNSNPDNDVKTGEYEYAGKPVVHVDWDVPPARDLDIHAHYGGDLEGVAQAMPYIADLGANALWLTPIFVSPSAHRYDIADYRHVDPHLGGEAAFEQMMAAANAHGVKVVLDGVFNHSGSEWHLFKKALSDPHAPEREMFTFRDVEGGKPPYAAFFDVPTLPKIDYSSPMAVNEFFEGDSSVVKFWLERGVAGWRLDVAQQIGVGGTDEGNLELHARLKSAARSVKSDAYVFGERFFDSEAVLTGEGEDGVMNYHGFGLPVMEWFSGETYKGFPSRLPTAELVDLLWDAYHVLAPQIALNQFNLVDSHDISRALKRLGDDKEKLRSVLTLLLGYPGVPCVYYGTEVGLTQVEKGTMPFNRGTMPWDESKWDLDLRRDVQALIRVRKETRALQEGAMRMLHAGEDAVGFLRTYTREDGTPEKAAVFASRRGEAHEVSVNLPSGEWRNAVTGAVVSNGGATTLDVGRGLILVG
- a CDS encoding metallophosphoesterase family protein; the encoded protein is MRVGVISDTHGLLRDEVLARLAGVDLVLHAGDVGTPSVLKRLAELAPTLAVRGNVDKGELSTLPETLLYDVGGAWVYMLHDLAALDLSPAAAGIRVVISGHSHVPKLEKRGETLYLNPGSCGRRRFKLPVGLAFLHVEDGEVRAELVTLDAVLPE